The genomic DNA ATCATGCGAAAAGGAGCTCTCGTACTAATATCCTCTTTGATTTTCCAGCTTTTCCATCTCTTCCTCAAAGGTTTCCTTATACTTCTCATAATCGTAGTCGATCTTCAGTTGCTTGTCCCTGGAAAGCCTTTCCTGGAAAGCCTCTTCAACGGCATCCACATTCATTTCAATGGCCAGGTAGGTCTTGTATTTGCCTTTATTGGTGCGGGTGTGCTTCTGGCAGATGGTTTTCACGTGGTTGAGTTGCTGATTGATCACCTCCCTGTTCAGGGTCTCAAAGCGTTCTTCCACTTCTTCCACATTGTTGAATTCACGGGAATTGACGTAGTTATCCGTAGTGCCCTTGATGACAGTTTCAATTTGCCCGGCCAGTGCTGCTTTGGCGTTGCTCATGGCCTTTTTCCGGGCAACCATCTGGTCGCTGCTTTCTCCTATTGCGTTGGCCCTGAATGCTTTCTTGTCTGTTCTGTATTCTTCCCCATCACAATAAAATGTAATAAGCTCTTCTTCTTCTTTTGCTACATTGGTGGCTTTCTTTTTGGAGCCACATCCTGATAGTCCGACACTCAGTAAAAATACTGCGGCT from Bacteroidales bacterium includes the following:
- a CDS encoding LPP20 family lipoprotein codes for the protein MKARIYNSLNLMIAAVFLLSVGLSGCGSKKKATNVAKEEEELITFYCDGEEYRTDKKAFRANAIGESSDQMVARKKAMSNAKAALAGQIETVIKGTTDNYVNSREFNNVEEVEERFETLNREVINQQLNHVKTICQKHTRTNKGKYKTYLAIEMNVDAVEEAFQERLSRDKQLKIDYDYEKYKETFEEEMEKLENQRGY